A genome region from Natranaeroarchaeum sulfidigenes includes the following:
- a CDS encoding ABC transporter substrate-binding protein — MGVSSLAGCFGNGDDESTEGEELPDPSETEFVDTAFVTPVVVPPENMQFNPYNDSNYPWRPGLVLFDDFVYQEKLDNTFQPGVVTDWTVTQNDATLEIREGMAWHDGTDITAEDVVRKLKLELYDGSNLGNFVDLETIAAVDDHTVEMEFEQPLGEEMFLNFLMEITLDTPAEYYQDFLEDFEDGGEGENADGETLGEFTIEDPIGSGPFAFEQTVEQELHLERFEDHPDADNINFSGYHFRFLDTNEGRWQEIEAGEIHGLHTVFTPPHIVEGFPGHVREYLLDANFGMGILFDHDHKHFGQQEVRQAIAHVIDRETVASNAGPNTEAPVTTPSGILGNHDGTADEWLGDHADEFNQYEVDTDRAAELLESAGFEQEDGTWVDEDGDVLEFPVKAPSGYSDWVDAIQTFNDALNDFGIEAEFISRDEAAYWGQDIYGDEGFDVALHEWANVQRHPYFSLEWLLDSWDTENVRNYDASEIELPPVGEDSGSETFVPEEDLQNLAVAEDQEAEREYVQRLAWVVNQDLVMLPVMEKQDQSFISTDEFMAASTDDPDAHVDFPTTYLVRQGKLVAREE, encoded by the coding sequence GTGGGCGTTTCCAGCCTTGCTGGATGCTTCGGAAACGGTGACGACGAATCCACTGAGGGAGAGGAGCTCCCGGACCCGTCGGAGACCGAGTTCGTCGACACGGCGTTCGTGACACCCGTTGTCGTCCCGCCGGAGAACATGCAGTTCAACCCGTACAACGACAGTAACTACCCATGGCGCCCGGGCCTGGTGCTGTTCGACGACTTCGTCTACCAGGAAAAACTCGACAACACGTTCCAGCCGGGCGTCGTCACGGACTGGACTGTCACCCAGAACGACGCCACGCTGGAGATTCGCGAGGGAATGGCCTGGCACGACGGCACCGACATCACAGCCGAGGACGTGGTCCGCAAGCTCAAACTGGAACTGTACGACGGCAGTAATCTCGGGAACTTCGTCGACCTGGAGACGATCGCAGCCGTGGACGATCACACGGTCGAAATGGAGTTTGAGCAACCGCTCGGCGAGGAGATGTTCCTCAACTTCCTGATGGAGATTACCCTGGATACACCCGCCGAGTACTACCAGGACTTCCTGGAGGACTTTGAGGACGGCGGCGAGGGGGAGAACGCCGATGGTGAAACACTCGGCGAATTCACGATCGAAGATCCGATCGGAAGCGGGCCGTTCGCCTTCGAACAGACAGTCGAACAGGAGCTCCACCTCGAACGGTTCGAGGACCATCCCGATGCCGACAACATCAATTTCTCCGGCTACCACTTCCGGTTCCTCGATACGAACGAGGGACGCTGGCAAGAAATTGAGGCGGGCGAGATCCACGGCCTCCATACGGTGTTTACGCCGCCCCATATCGTGGAGGGATTCCCGGGCCACGTCCGTGAATACCTGCTCGATGCGAACTTCGGCATGGGGATCCTGTTCGACCACGATCATAAACACTTCGGCCAGCAGGAGGTTCGGCAGGCGATTGCTCACGTCATCGACCGAGAGACGGTGGCGTCGAACGCCGGCCCCAACACGGAAGCGCCGGTAACAACGCCATCGGGGATTCTGGGTAATCACGACGGGACGGCCGACGAGTGGCTCGGTGATCACGCTGATGAGTTCAACCAGTACGAAGTGGACACCGACCGTGCAGCGGAACTGCTCGAAAGTGCCGGGTTCGAGCAAGAGGATGGCACGTGGGTCGATGAGGACGGAGACGTCCTCGAGTTCCCCGTGAAAGCGCCGTCCGGCTACAGCGACTGGGTCGACGCGATTCAGACGTTCAACGACGCTCTCAACGACTTCGGGATCGAGGCGGAGTTCATCTCCCGGGACGAAGCCGCGTACTGGGGGCAGGATATCTACGGGGACGAGGGCTTCGACGTCGCACTCCACGAGTGGGCAAACGTGCAGCGCCACCCATACTTCAGTCTCGAATGGCTACTGGATAGCTGGGATACCGAGAACGTGCGGAACTACGATGCCAGCGAGATCGAACTGCCGCCTGTCGGCGAGGACAGCGGGTCTGAAACGTTCGTCCCGGAAGAAGATCTACAGAACCTCGCCGTAGCGGAGGATCAGGAAGCAGAACGCGAGTACGTCCAGCGGCTGGCCTGGGTTGTCAACCAGGACCTCGTGATGTTACCGGTCATGGAAAAGCAGGACCAGTCGTTCATCTCGACGGATGAGTTCATGGCTGCCTCGACGGATGATCCGGACGCACACGTGGACTTCCCGACGACGTACCTCGTTCGGCAAGGAAAACTCGTTGCCAGAGAAGAATGA
- a CDS encoding ABC transporter permease has protein sequence MKRYLVERTGQLVITIFAVMSLTFFLIRGLPGGPADAIRADLIQNNPEMSTDQINRRVEAQLNVMPDEPLHEQYISYVAALLRGDMGQSISQGTPVTEIIANAAPWTIFMIGTAVLIAFVIGISAGAIMAYREGTRFDTNSTVLAILMNSIPDYIYGLIFLWGLSYQLSIFPTGGRFSSATEPTVSPLAPVETLTFFGDALYHAALPITAIVFVAWGGWALGMRGNSIQVLGEDYLRVARLRGLPRRRIALRYVGRNAILPMYTSMLITIGFLLGGSIIIEQVFSYPGMGYYMIEALELRDYPLMMGVFLIITITVALGVYVADLTYGLIDPRASVGDSE, from the coding sequence ATGAAACGATATCTCGTGGAACGCACCGGTCAACTGGTCATCACCATCTTTGCAGTGATGTCTCTGACGTTCTTCTTGATTCGGGGACTCCCGGGTGGACCTGCGGATGCGATACGGGCCGATCTCATTCAGAACAACCCGGAGATGAGTACCGATCAGATCAACAGACGAGTCGAGGCACAACTGAACGTTATGCCCGACGAGCCGCTCCACGAGCAGTACATCTCGTATGTTGCTGCATTGCTCCGTGGAGACATGGGGCAGTCGATTTCACAGGGAACACCGGTTACTGAAATAATTGCGAACGCCGCTCCCTGGACGATCTTCATGATCGGGACCGCAGTCCTGATCGCGTTCGTAATCGGGATCTCGGCCGGTGCCATCATGGCCTATCGCGAAGGGACGAGGTTCGACACCAACTCGACCGTCCTTGCGATCCTGATGAACTCCATCCCGGACTACATCTACGGGCTGATCTTCCTCTGGGGGCTCTCCTACCAACTGAGCATCTTCCCGACCGGTGGGCGGTTCTCTAGTGCGACCGAGCCGACGGTCAGTCCGTTGGCGCCGGTGGAAACGCTGACGTTCTTCGGTGATGCACTCTACCACGCGGCGTTGCCGATAACCGCGATCGTATTCGTCGCCTGGGGCGGCTGGGCTCTCGGGATGCGTGGGAACAGTATTCAGGTTCTCGGTGAAGACTATCTCCGGGTCGCTCGCCTCCGTGGGCTCCCACGGCGACGGATCGCGTTACGATACGTCGGCCGAAACGCCATCCTCCCGATGTACACGTCGATGCTGATCACGATCGGGTTTCTGCTCGGCGGCTCGATCATCATCGAGCAGGTGTTCTCGTATCCGGGAATGGGCTACTACATGATCGAAGCATTGGAGCTACGCGATTACCCGTTGATGATGGGCGTGTTCCTGATCATTACGATAACCGTCGCGCTCGGCGTGTACGTGGCGGACCTCACGTATGGATTGATCGATCCGCGTGCAAGTGTAGGTGATTCAGAGTGA
- a CDS encoding ABC transporter permease, whose protein sequence is MSNRTDSVDLLESTEAIETVADETLDRRERWVLTIERGVLAPARIVWADLRARVGILIISLFVAMGVIGPRIVDQPRTNQGERLEPAFQSLAHPLGTDAVGRDILGQIVHATPNMLLMILSGGLFVTVMATVIGTVSGYLGGSTDRAIMAVTDIAMTIPGLPLVVILAAVLTPTNPIVIGVILTINAWAGLARAIRSQVLTIRRTSYVEASKAMGMSTASITRRDILPNIMPYVLINFVTAARNVIFASVGLYFIGVLPYDDVVNWGVMIDLAYQGGGLQSMAAAHWLFAPLITITLLSFGLIMFSQGTDRMFNPRVRARHSTTTADEDGAPSAPAGDHK, encoded by the coding sequence GTGAGCAATCGGACTGACTCAGTCGACCTATTGGAGAGCACCGAGGCGATCGAAACGGTCGCCGACGAAACGTTGGACAGGCGCGAACGGTGGGTACTCACCATTGAACGGGGAGTTCTGGCCCCTGCTCGGATCGTCTGGGCAGATCTCCGGGCTCGCGTTGGCATCCTGATCATCTCCCTGTTCGTCGCGATGGGTGTGATCGGCCCGCGTATCGTCGACCAACCACGAACCAATCAGGGAGAGCGTCTCGAACCAGCGTTTCAGAGTCTCGCACATCCGCTGGGAACTGACGCAGTGGGGCGTGATATCCTTGGACAGATCGTCCACGCCACACCTAACATGTTGTTGATGATCCTCTCAGGTGGACTGTTCGTCACGGTGATGGCGACCGTAATCGGGACGGTCTCGGGCTATCTTGGCGGAAGCACGGATCGAGCCATTATGGCGGTTACCGACATCGCGATGACGATACCGGGACTACCTCTAGTCGTCATTCTGGCAGCGGTGCTGACACCGACAAACCCGATCGTCATCGGTGTGATCCTGACGATCAATGCGTGGGCGGGACTGGCACGAGCCATTCGGTCACAGGTGCTGACGATCCGTAGAACCTCGTACGTCGAGGCATCGAAAGCGATGGGGATGTCGACGGCGTCGATCACTCGACGTGACATCCTGCCAAACATCATGCCGTACGTGCTGATCAACTTCGTCACGGCGGCCCGGAACGTCATCTTCGCCTCCGTTGGTCTGTACTTCATCGGTGTGCTCCCATACGACGATGTCGTCAACTGGGGCGTGATGATCGATCTGGCCTATCAGGGCGGCGGGCTACAGTCGATGGCGGCAGCACACTGGCTGTTCGCCCCGCTGATCACGATTACCCTGCTTTCGTTCGGGTTGATCATGTTCTCACAGGGGACCGATCGGATGTTCAATCCTCGCGTCCGTGCACGCCACTCAACGACAACCGCTGACGAAGATGGTGCGCCGTCCGCACCCGCAGGTGATCACAAATGA
- a CDS encoding ABC transporter ATP-binding protein, whose amino-acid sequence MSSQEELDPTTGGADPILEIRNLNVTFEMDRGTSRVIDDIDLDIRRGEIIGIVGESGSGKSMLASSMLDAVVEPGVTTGEVTYRTTDGDEVDVLDLSEEELREFRWEQISMVFQGALSSFNPTMAMREHFEETLEAHGYAVDSGMERAADVLSDLYLDPDRVLDSYPHELSGGMKQRALIALALVLEPEVLVMDEPTAALDLLMQRSIVSLLSEIRDKYDLTMVFITHDLPLVTKLADRIGVLYAFELVELADTESILRDPAHPYTRALLNATPNLDAPLEEMRPIEGSAPDPVNVPAGCSYHERCPLATSKCERDPPSFERINETQEVACHHWEDVDEIPLTTEVDQ is encoded by the coding sequence ATGAGCTCACAGGAAGAACTCGATCCGACGACTGGTGGTGCAGACCCGATTCTGGAGATCCGCAATCTGAACGTAACGTTCGAGATGGACCGCGGGACATCGCGGGTCATCGACGATATCGACCTCGATATCCGTCGCGGTGAGATCATCGGGATCGTCGGTGAATCCGGGTCCGGGAAGTCCATGCTTGCCTCGTCGATGCTCGATGCGGTCGTCGAGCCCGGCGTCACGACCGGCGAAGTGACCTATCGTACGACGGACGGTGATGAAGTCGACGTGCTCGACCTCTCCGAGGAGGAGCTCCGGGAGTTCCGCTGGGAACAGATCTCGATGGTGTTCCAGGGAGCCCTCTCCTCGTTCAATCCCACGATGGCGATGCGCGAGCACTTCGAGGAGACCCTCGAAGCGCACGGGTACGCCGTCGACTCGGGGATGGAGCGTGCGGCCGACGTGCTGAGCGATCTGTATCTCGATCCGGACAGAGTGCTGGACTCGTATCCACACGAGCTGTCCGGCGGGATGAAACAGCGGGCACTGATCGCGCTGGCGCTCGTGCTGGAGCCGGAGGTACTCGTGATGGACGAGCCCACGGCGGCGCTGGATCTGCTCATGCAACGCTCGATCGTGAGCCTGCTATCGGAGATCCGTGACAAGTACGATCTGACGATGGTGTTTATCACCCACGATCTGCCGCTGGTCACGAAGCTCGCGGACCGGATCGGCGTCCTGTACGCCTTCGAGCTCGTGGAGCTCGCGGATACGGAATCGATCCTCCGGGACCCAGCACATCCGTACACGCGAGCGCTGTTGAACGCCACGCCGAACCTCGATGCGCCGCTCGAAGAGATGCGGCCGATCGAGGGCTCCGCACCCGATCCGGTGAACGTCCCGGCGGGCTGTTCCTACCACGAGCGGTGCCCGCTGGCCACTTCCAAGTGTGAACGCGATCCACCGTCGTTCGAGCGGATTAACGAGACTCAGGAGGTCGCCTGCCACCACTGGGAAGACGTCGACGAGATCCCGCTGACCACGGAGGTCGACCAATGA
- a CDS encoding oligopeptide/dipeptide ABC transporter ATP-binding protein — MSSDETVVSLSGVDVHFESESGSLNPFTDSQTVRAVDDVDLEIAENDVIAIVGESGSGKTTLGKAAVGLQKPTNGTISYRGQDIWQAKKRFSNPDIPFSEIRRSLQIIHQDPESSLNPHKSVRSSLEQPLKKWQTHLGPEDREARILAMLEKVGMSPAHDYAERYPHQLSGGETQRVALIRALLMNPDLILADEAVSALDVSLRVEMMDLMLDLQDSFDTSYLFISHDLSNARYVAEHADGYLGVMYLGELVEFGPAEEVLQNPQHPYTKVLRWATPSLEITDATEPPVRTIDIPDPVDPPSGCRFHTRCPHATAHCRDSTPESRSTDVPDHRTACYRVDDHSEYWNAEPLEGASLDR; from the coding sequence ATGAGCTCGGATGAGACGGTAGTCTCGCTGTCCGGCGTGGACGTCCACTTCGAGTCCGAAAGCGGCAGCCTCAACCCATTCACAGATTCACAGACGGTCCGGGCCGTCGACGACGTCGATCTCGAAATCGCCGAAAACGACGTCATCGCCATCGTCGGGGAATCCGGCAGCGGCAAGACGACGCTCGGGAAGGCCGCCGTCGGGCTCCAGAAACCGACGAACGGAACGATCAGCTACCGGGGACAGGACATCTGGCAGGCGAAGAAACGGTTCTCGAATCCGGACATTCCGTTTTCCGAGATCCGTCGGTCGCTCCAGATCATCCATCAGGATCCGGAGTCGTCGTTGAACCCCCACAAATCGGTTCGATCGTCGCTCGAACAGCCCCTGAAGAAGTGGCAAACGCATCTCGGACCGGAAGACAGGGAAGCCCGGATTCTGGCCATGCTCGAAAAGGTCGGCATGTCGCCCGCACACGATTATGCGGAGCGATACCCACACCAGCTGTCGGGCGGCGAAACCCAGCGCGTCGCTCTCATCCGGGCCCTGCTGATGAACCCCGATCTCATCCTGGCCGACGAGGCAGTGTCGGCGCTCGACGTGTCCTTGCGTGTAGAGATGATGGATCTCATGCTGGATCTGCAGGACTCGTTCGATACGTCGTACCTGTTCATCAGCCACGACCTCTCGAACGCGCGCTACGTGGCCGAGCACGCGGACGGGTATCTCGGCGTAATGTATCTCGGCGAACTCGTCGAGTTCGGACCCGCGGAGGAGGTACTGCAGAACCCACAGCATCCCTACACCAAGGTGTTGCGGTGGGCGACGCCGTCTCTCGAGATCACGGATGCGACGGAGCCACCGGTTCGGACGATCGACATCCCGGATCCCGTAGATCCTCCCTCTGGCTGCCGGTTTCACACGCGCTGTCCGCACGCGACCGCACACTGCCGTGACTCCACACCGGAGAGCCGTTCGACCGACGTTCCGGATCATCGCACTGCGTGCTATCGCGTCGACGACCACAGCGAGTACTGGAATGCGGAACCGCTGGAGGGTGCCAGCCTTGACCGATAA
- a CDS encoding glycoside hydrolase family 3 N-terminal domain-containing protein, with amino-acid sequence MNTNTQTRQNRTSIDIEEELDQLSLREKAGQLAGTYVGTMSETRTVEDVAELVREYGLGFATPFGYGASPIRDPIEAAETVNRLQRIAVEETSHGIPLAIPVDAIHGNAYLQQATILPHNAGLAATRNVELASEVGELTATEVAATGGKVTYGPTCDVALDPRWGRTFESFGESAYLCGEFAAAKARGVSTASEPVAAMAKHFPAYGDPSRGEDAAPVDRSVSSIRRDFLRAFEPVLDAEIDAVMPSYNSINGVPSHASSHFLRDVLRDELDFDGYVASDWNGVNMLHEHHGVSSDLRGSIRQSIEAGVDVHSLGEDDHVEQVVELVESGELDESLVDEAVRRILTLKDDLGLFEDPYVDVDQVATTLGCEEHQEISLEAARQSMTLLRNEDEVLPFSLDLDEVLVTGPNADELAHQVGGWSLKPDEGLEGETVLDGVESIVSDDTTVTYERGTGIRAEDDIEAAAAAASDADAAVVVLGENWYLHEFGPQDVTGPTDAFPKRSTLSLPSAQRELLETVVETGTPVALVIIAGRPLSIPWAAENVPAIIQAYYPGSAGGRAVAETVFGEVNPSGSLPVSVPRSTGHLPVRHNYLPGPTPIGADEHESSYDPLWPFGHGLSYTEFEYRSLETDSPTVSNDSTITVNVTIANTGDRAGATAVHVFASRPVSSVVTPAKQLVGFDRVELESGEERTTSLEVDAEQFSVVRPDGTSVLEPGRVELTCGEMARTLEIE; translated from the coding sequence ATGAATACCAATACCCAGACCAGACAGAATCGAACCAGTATCGATATCGAGGAAGAGCTCGATCAGCTCAGCCTCCGAGAAAAGGCCGGACAGCTTGCGGGAACGTACGTCGGAACGATGAGTGAAACGCGAACCGTAGAGGACGTCGCCGAGCTGGTGAGAGAGTACGGACTCGGATTCGCAACACCATTTGGCTACGGAGCCTCGCCGATCAGAGACCCGATCGAGGCAGCCGAAACCGTAAATAGGCTTCAGCGGATCGCTGTAGAGGAGACCTCCCACGGGATTCCGCTTGCTATACCGGTCGACGCGATTCACGGAAACGCCTATCTCCAGCAGGCGACGATCCTCCCCCACAATGCCGGGTTGGCCGCGACACGAAATGTAGAACTTGCCAGTGAGGTTGGAGAGCTGACAGCAACTGAAGTAGCAGCGACTGGTGGAAAAGTCACGTACGGGCCGACCTGTGATGTCGCACTGGATCCACGCTGGGGCCGAACGTTCGAGAGTTTCGGCGAGTCGGCATATCTGTGTGGTGAGTTTGCCGCGGCAAAAGCTCGTGGCGTGTCCACAGCAAGTGAACCGGTCGCGGCCATGGCAAAACACTTCCCGGCATACGGCGACCCCAGTCGGGGAGAGGACGCAGCGCCGGTCGATAGGTCAGTGTCTTCGATCCGGCGGGACTTCCTTCGGGCGTTCGAGCCCGTGCTCGACGCCGAGATCGATGCGGTGATGCCGAGTTACAACTCGATCAACGGTGTCCCCTCCCACGCATCCTCGCATTTCCTCCGTGACGTCCTTCGCGATGAGCTTGATTTCGACGGTTACGTGGCCTCAGACTGGAACGGAGTGAACATGCTGCACGAGCATCATGGCGTTTCCAGTGATCTTCGCGGATCGATCAGACAGTCGATCGAAGCAGGCGTCGACGTCCATTCGCTCGGCGAAGACGACCATGTTGAACAGGTCGTCGAACTCGTCGAATCGGGCGAACTCGACGAATCGCTTGTCGACGAGGCCGTCCGCCGGATCCTTACCCTCAAGGACGATCTTGGCCTCTTCGAGGACCCGTACGTCGATGTCGATCAGGTTGCGACCACGCTCGGATGCGAAGAACATCAGGAGATCAGCCTCGAAGCCGCCCGACAGTCGATGACGCTACTGCGAAACGAAGACGAGGTACTACCCTTCTCGCTGGATCTCGACGAGGTGCTGGTAACCGGTCCGAACGCCGACGAGCTTGCACATCAGGTCGGTGGGTGGAGTCTCAAGCCAGATGAGGGACTGGAGGGAGAGACAGTGCTTGACGGCGTCGAATCCATCGTCTCCGATGACACGACGGTCACGTACGAGCGCGGCACCGGGATTCGAGCGGAAGATGACATCGAGGCGGCCGCGGCCGCTGCGTCCGACGCCGACGCCGCGGTCGTCGTCCTCGGAGAGAACTGGTATCTGCACGAGTTTGGGCCACAGGACGTGACTGGCCCCACCGATGCGTTTCCCAAACGGAGTACGCTCTCGTTACCGTCCGCTCAGCGGGAGCTACTCGAAACAGTCGTCGAGACGGGAACGCCAGTTGCCCTCGTGATTATCGCCGGTCGCCCGCTTTCGATCCCGTGGGCGGCAGAAAACGTTCCAGCGATCATTCAGGCGTACTACCCCGGTAGTGCGGGTGGCCGTGCAGTGGCGGAGACGGTCTTCGGGGAGGTCAACCCGAGCGGTTCGTTGCCTGTTTCGGTTCCCCGATCAACCGGCCATCTTCCAGTGCGGCATAACTACCTTCCCGGTCCAACACCAATCGGAGCTGACGAACACGAGTCGTCTTACGACCCGCTGTGGCCGTTCGGACACGGTCTCTCGTACACCGAGTTCGAGTACCGCTCGCTTGAGACTGACAGCCCGACCGTCAGCAACGATAGCACCATTACGGTCAACGTTACGATCGCCAACACCGGTGATAGGGCTGGCGCGACGGCAGTCCACGTCTTCGCTAGCCGCCCCGTGAGTTCGGTCGTCACCCCAGCCAAACAACTGGTCGGGTTCGATCGTGTCGAACTGGAATCCGGCGAAGAGCGAACGACCTCGCTTGAAGTAGATGCAGAACAGTTCTCGGTGGTCAGACCGGATGGGACGTCAGTGCTCGAACCGGGTCGTGTCGAACTGACGTGCGGTGAGATGGCCCGTACTCTCGAAATCGAATAG